In a single window of the Desulfovibrio mangrovi genome:
- the efp gene encoding elongation factor P: MHSTTDFKRGLKILMEDTPYEIIEFQHFKPGKGGAMIRTKLRNLLNGRVVDKTFRSGEKVGKPDIEHRDMQFLYIEDNNLVLMDMESYEQYYMSKDNTDGKEGFLKDGQQVKIMLYNGEPLDLELPTSLVLEVTHTEPGAKGDTVSNVTKPATLETGITINVPLFINIGNRVKVNTETREYLSREN; the protein is encoded by the coding sequence ATGCATTCCACTACCGATTTCAAGCGCGGCCTCAAGATCCTGATGGAAGATACGCCGTACGAAATTATTGAATTTCAGCACTTCAAGCCCGGCAAGGGCGGTGCAATGATCCGTACCAAGCTTCGCAACCTGCTCAACGGTCGCGTCGTGGACAAGACCTTCCGTTCCGGTGAAAAAGTGGGCAAGCCTGACATCGAACACCGTGACATGCAGTTCCTGTACATCGAGGACAACAATCTTGTTCTGATGGATATGGAATCCTACGAGCAGTACTACATGTCCAAGGATAACACCGACGGCAAGGAAGGCTTCCTCAAGGACGGCCAGCAGGTCAAGATCATGCTGTATAACGGCGAACCTCTCGATCTGGAACTCCCCACATCTCTGGTGCTGGAAGTTACCCATACCGAACCCGGCGCAAAGGGCGACACTGTTTCCAACGTGACCAAGCCCGCTACGCTGGAGACCGGCATCACCATCAACGTTCCGCTGTTCATCAACATCGGCAACCGCGTGAAGGTGAACACCGAAACCCGCGAATACCTGAGCCGCGAAAACTAG
- a CDS encoding DNA translocase FtsK — MARELFALFLVFWGLLLLLSLATYSQADPSLNHIVSSPASINNAAGFFGAYLSGMLVDFFGIASYLWAFGFIFAGGRNFIPGLTAMWWRWFGITIFGICLCAFASAVSMQIGDMSGGGFLGTSLYKVGWYYLRPTGATLLWLFLFLCSLQLTFGSTWADLLKRFQGLTMDRILKVLERHNRRYVLKGSGPHDDADEKGGAIGRKVSRLFRPKKKAESKPLALASDNDDPHVPELELTQHDAQAVSPAAIRVRQRMETPEESSGSVIIDERPVAPAGELLSPFPTMPVVESKAPKAAPKVAVKPPAKGRVQLPKLDLLSDHTSDMNRTPKEVLESKGRMLIETLADFGLQGELQRITPGPVVTMFEIKPAPGVKVSRIANLSDDLAMALRALSVRIQAPIPGKDSVGIEIPNEHREIVCLRELIGAEVFRKSDLPLTLAIGKDISGVPFATDLAKMPHLLVAGATGQGKSVFINSVLMSLLYRTTPDELKLLLIDPKRIELAVYADMPHLVHPVVTDMSQAKNALDWAVHEMDKRYEAMAVLGVRNIIGYNDKLKAMGEDRPEEYAALESMPYLVIIIDELADLMLTAAKEVETSIVRLAQLARAAGIHLILATQRPSVDVVTGLIKANFPCRISFQVTAKHDSRTILDTVGAEHLLGKGDMLFKAGGGRLQRMHGAFVSDEDVVSVVSFWKGQMPPSYKVDFAEWGNEGTGDFGGMDGNGGPMGAVSDDPMYNDCVSFVMQQGKASISLIQRRFRIGFNRAARYVEQMEQDGIIGAADGSKPRAVIGAPAGRDDF; from the coding sequence GTGGCCCGTGAACTGTTCGCCTTGTTTCTCGTCTTCTGGGGACTGCTGTTGCTGCTGAGTCTTGCGACCTACAGTCAGGCGGACCCCAGCCTGAACCACATCGTCAGTTCACCTGCTTCCATCAACAACGCCGCTGGCTTCTTCGGAGCATACCTTTCCGGTATGCTTGTGGATTTTTTCGGCATTGCATCATATCTCTGGGCATTCGGCTTCATCTTTGCCGGTGGCCGCAACTTCATACCCGGACTTACGGCCATGTGGTGGCGCTGGTTCGGCATCACTATTTTCGGCATTTGTCTGTGTGCCTTTGCCTCCGCCGTCTCCATGCAGATTGGCGACATGAGTGGCGGCGGTTTTCTGGGCACCAGCCTTTACAAGGTCGGTTGGTACTATTTGCGTCCCACCGGAGCCACATTGCTGTGGCTGTTCCTGTTCCTTTGTTCCTTGCAGCTGACCTTTGGCAGCACCTGGGCTGACCTTCTCAAACGTTTTCAGGGGCTCACCATGGACCGTATTCTCAAGGTTCTTGAGCGTCATAACCGTCGTTATGTCCTGAAAGGCAGCGGTCCCCATGATGATGCCGATGAGAAGGGGGGAGCCATCGGACGAAAGGTCAGCCGGCTTTTCCGCCCCAAGAAAAAGGCAGAGAGCAAACCGTTGGCGCTTGCCAGCGATAATGACGACCCCCATGTGCCGGAACTCGAACTCACTCAGCATGATGCTCAGGCCGTGAGCCCCGCCGCAATACGTGTTCGTCAGAGAATGGAAACTCCTGAGGAGTCGTCTGGCAGCGTCATCATAGATGAACGCCCAGTCGCTCCGGCCGGAGAGCTGCTTTCACCCTTCCCCACTATGCCCGTGGTTGAATCAAAGGCTCCCAAAGCTGCCCCCAAGGTTGCTGTCAAACCGCCTGCAAAGGGCAGGGTGCAGTTACCCAAGTTGGATCTGCTTTCGGATCACACCTCGGACATGAATCGGACTCCCAAGGAAGTGCTGGAGTCCAAGGGCCGTATGCTGATTGAAACCCTTGCCGACTTCGGCCTGCAGGGGGAACTGCAGCGCATTACACCCGGGCCGGTGGTAACCATGTTCGAGATCAAGCCCGCCCCGGGGGTCAAGGTGAGCCGCATTGCGAATCTCTCCGACGATCTCGCCATGGCGCTCAGGGCTCTCTCTGTGCGTATTCAGGCACCCATTCCGGGCAAGGATAGCGTAGGCATTGAAATTCCCAATGAACACAGAGAAATTGTCTGCCTGCGAGAACTCATCGGCGCAGAGGTCTTCCGCAAGTCCGACCTGCCCCTGACTCTTGCCATCGGCAAGGATATCTCCGGCGTTCCTTTTGCCACGGACCTTGCCAAAATGCCGCATTTGCTGGTTGCAGGCGCTACAGGACAGGGCAAGAGCGTATTCATCAACTCCGTGCTCATGAGCCTGTTATACCGCACCACCCCCGATGAACTGAAGCTGCTGCTCATCGACCCCAAGCGTATTGAACTGGCCGTATATGCGGATATGCCGCATCTGGTTCATCCGGTGGTGACGGACATGTCGCAGGCCAAAAATGCACTGGATTGGGCTGTGCATGAAATGGACAAACGCTATGAGGCCATGGCCGTGCTCGGCGTGCGCAATATCATTGGCTACAACGATAAACTTAAAGCAATGGGTGAAGATCGGCCGGAAGAATATGCCGCTCTGGAGTCCATGCCATATCTCGTTATCATTATTGACGAACTTGCAGACCTTATGCTCACGGCCGCCAAGGAAGTGGAAACCAGCATCGTCCGTCTTGCCCAGTTGGCCCGTGCCGCGGGCATACACCTCATTCTGGCTACCCAGCGCCCCAGTGTGGATGTCGTGACCGGCCTGATCAAGGCCAACTTCCCCTGCCGCATCTCTTTCCAGGTGACGGCCAAGCATGACTCCAGAACCATTCTGGATACTGTGGGAGCCGAGCATCTGCTGGGCAAGGGCGACATGCTCTTCAAGGCAGGCGGCGGCAGGCTGCAGCGCATGCATGGCGCCTTTGTCAGTGACGAAGACGTAGTATCCGTGGTCAGCTTCTGGAAAGGCCAGATGCCCCCGTCCTACAAGGTGGACTTTGCCGAATGGGGCAACGAGGGAACCGGCGATTTCGGCGGCATGGATGGAAACGGAGGTCCCATGGGGGCTGTTTCCGACGATCCCATGTACAACGACTGCGTCTCCTTCGTCATGCAGCAGGGCAAGGCTTCCATTTCGCTTATTCAGCGCCGGTTCCGCATCGGTTTCAACAGAGCGGCACGCTATGTTGAGCAAATGGAACAGGATGGCATTATTGGTGCAGCGGATGGCAGCAAGCCCAGAGCCGTTATCGGCGCTCCGGCGGGACGAGATGATTTTTGA
- a CDS encoding LolA family protein: MCHIRSIFRSVAIATGLSLLLAAQVMASDVTDGIQKRYRAAKSMTAQFSQVLRHKESGSVENRAGSFYFKAPERIRWVTETPAPELLVVNPEAVWNYFKDEEVAYKYPASLVHETKTALRFITGKANLEDDFYVETAPSQDGLTVLHLFAKEPTTDLTEATLWISPEYEVARILTVDFYGNENEIRFKDMAFDKPLEDNFFDFTPPKGVDVEDRTQSVPEQKIKE; encoded by the coding sequence ATGTGCCATATTCGTTCCATATTCCGTTCCGTTGCCATCGCAACGGGCCTCAGTCTGCTTCTGGCCGCTCAGGTCATGGCAAGCGATGTGACGGATGGTATTCAAAAACGCTACAGAGCGGCAAAGTCCATGACGGCGCAGTTCTCACAGGTGTTGCGTCACAAGGAAAGCGGTTCGGTTGAAAACCGCGCAGGGAGTTTCTACTTCAAGGCCCCCGAACGCATCCGCTGGGTTACGGAAACGCCTGCACCGGAATTGTTGGTGGTGAATCCCGAAGCTGTGTGGAACTACTTCAAGGATGAAGAAGTAGCTTACAAGTATCCGGCTTCTTTGGTGCACGAAACCAAAACTGCCCTGCGGTTCATCACCGGCAAGGCCAATCTTGAAGATGATTTCTATGTTGAAACGGCTCCTTCGCAGGATGGGCTGACCGTCCTGCACCTTTTTGCCAAGGAACCGACCACGGATCTCACTGAGGCTACACTCTGGATCTCTCCTGAATATGAAGTAGCCCGTATTCTTACCGTGGATTTCTATGGCAACGAGAATGAGATCCGCTTCAAAGACATGGCCTTTGACAAGCCGCTGGAAGATAATTTCTTTGACTTCACTCCGCCCAAGGGCGTGGACGTGGAAGACCGGACTCAAAGCGTGCCCGAGCAGAAGATCAAGGAGTAG
- a CDS encoding pseudouridine synthase, which produces MSRNSDKPSGARRNYREQTEGEKRSAPRRGESGHSRSGRDGDPQRDGHFRSDRKGPQHRPAKAEGYDKPYVREAQSPKAPREQVPASYMNPDEPVRLNKALALAGICSRRAADELIAQGAVGINGKVVTTPGVKVVLSKDVVTVNGVTVNLNTSRQTFTYVIVNKPVRVVTTVKDPQGRTTILDILPSEMKNARLFPVGRLDFFSEGLLLLTDDGELTYRLTHPKWHLPKVYRVRIRGTVPDSALKTMRSGMTLAEGEELAPVKVNVLREENGVTTLELHLMQGINRQIRRMCRDLNLTILSLKRFRHGPLDLGNLDKGKARYLDVTEIGMLRRATGLE; this is translated from the coding sequence ATGTCCAGAAATAGCGACAAGCCGTCAGGAGCAAGAAGAAACTACCGGGAACAGACGGAAGGCGAAAAGCGCTCCGCACCTCGACGCGGTGAATCCGGCCATTCCCGTTCCGGAAGAGATGGCGATCCCCAGCGTGATGGCCATTTCCGCTCCGACAGAAAAGGGCCGCAACATCGACCTGCCAAAGCCGAAGGATATGACAAGCCTTACGTGCGGGAGGCTCAAAGCCCGAAAGCTCCCCGTGAGCAGGTACCTGCATCCTATATGAATCCTGACGAACCTGTCCGCCTTAACAAGGCCCTCGCTCTTGCAGGCATTTGTTCCCGCAGAGCAGCTGACGAGCTGATTGCTCAAGGAGCAGTAGGCATCAACGGCAAGGTAGTCACGACTCCCGGCGTCAAAGTCGTGCTGAGCAAGGACGTTGTTACGGTTAACGGCGTAACCGTGAATCTGAACACTTCCCGCCAGACGTTCACCTATGTCATCGTGAACAAGCCGGTGCGAGTCGTCACTACGGTCAAGGACCCGCAAGGCCGCACGACCATTCTGGACATCCTGCCTTCTGAAATGAAGAACGCAAGGCTCTTCCCTGTCGGTCGTCTGGACTTCTTTTCAGAAGGACTGCTCCTGTTGACCGACGATGGCGAACTGACCTACCGGCTTACCCACCCCAAGTGGCATCTTCCCAAGGTCTACCGCGTACGTATTCGCGGAACCGTGCCGGATTCAGCTCTCAAAACTATGCGCTCGGGCATGACGTTGGCCGAGGGGGAAGAACTGGCTCCCGTCAAGGTGAATGTACTGCGTGAAGAAAATGGCGTTACCACGCTTGAACTGCACCTCATGCAAGGCATTAACCGCCAGATTCGTCGCATGTGCCGCGATCTGAACCTGACCATTCTCTCTCTGAAACGCTTCCGTCACGGCCCCCTTGATCTGGGGAATCTTGATAAAGGCAAGGCCCGCTATCTTGATGTCACAGAAATTGGAATGCTCAGACGAGCTACCGGCCTTGAATAG
- the yedF gene encoding sulfurtransferase-like selenium metabolism protein YedF — protein MPEIELNCQNLACPQPVLECKKLIESSAPAAFSILLDNEAAKENVTRFVSGKGYSVAVEAVSGGWRLVASGGNAKACDCEVMTPAQMESLQQEQKVCVFIASDVIGTGNDELGGKLMKNFLATLPELGKELWRIVLVNGGVKLAVKDSPVIAELQKLEAAGATILVCGTCLDFFGILDAKAVGQTTNMLDVVTSMQLATKVIRP, from the coding sequence ATGCCAGAAATTGAACTGAACTGCCAGAACCTTGCATGCCCCCAGCCTGTTCTGGAATGCAAGAAGCTCATTGAAAGCAGCGCCCCTGCGGCGTTCTCCATACTGCTTGACAATGAAGCTGCCAAGGAAAATGTCACGCGTTTCGTATCCGGAAAAGGCTATTCCGTTGCCGTTGAAGCTGTCTCCGGCGGCTGGCGGCTCGTTGCTTCCGGCGGCAATGCAAAGGCTTGTGACTGCGAAGTCATGACTCCGGCACAAATGGAGTCCTTGCAGCAGGAGCAGAAAGTTTGCGTATTTATTGCCTCTGATGTTATCGGTACTGGAAATGACGAATTGGGCGGCAAGCTCATGAAGAATTTTCTTGCCACCCTGCCCGAACTGGGCAAGGAGCTATGGCGGATTGTTCTGGTGAACGGCGGCGTCAAACTTGCCGTAAAGGACAGCCCCGTGATTGCAGAACTGCAAAAGCTAGAAGCTGCAGGCGCAACCATTCTGGTTTGCGGCACCTGCCTTGATTTCTTCGGCATTCTCGATGCCAAGGCCGTAGGCCAGACCACCAATATGCTGGACGTTGTGACCAGCATGCAACTCGCAACCAAAGTCATTCGTCCCTAA
- a CDS encoding ABC transporter ATP-binding protein, with protein sequence MSESAKYDRKSEHVKSIPLLKRCLGYFKPYSGKITIAILAMLMVSAAEGGTAYIVKPAFDEGLNGKDMKSLMFVALAAVGIFSMKAAGRYVQNYLMRYSALKVLEQLRNEMYDKMIFLPMKFFEREQVGNLMSRIIQDVILIRSSLPAVVMMVREIITMLALVGVVFYQDWYLAIWAVLVLPVAIIPIAFFGRKLRKLGRKNQVKLADISVFLQEVFSGVRVVKAFHTERKEGENFRKENGRLVKIAIKEVIYSELSSPVMDVVGAIGAGAVLIAGGMRVIDGHMTVGGLMSFLAALGLLYAPVKKFTSANLDVQRALAGAERVFEILDSTEIVEEKDGTVAFEPPLQEVEFRNITFAYEDCATPALDNVSFTVRAGERVAIVGPSGAGKTTFVNLIPRFYEQQGGQILINGKDVRDYTLATLRRNIAMVSQDAFLFNISVRDNIAYGQAEINDEAVFAAARAAYAHDFIEKLPEGYNAVVGERGTKLSGGQKQRLTIARAILKNAPLLILDEATSALDSESERIVQKALENLMAERTSIVIAHRLSTVLSADRILVMDKGRIASQGRHEDLLGSCPLYTKLYEMQFNTPEPVESATCVMVEETA encoded by the coding sequence ATGTCCGAATCGGCGAAATATGACAGAAAAAGTGAACATGTAAAGAGCATTCCTCTTCTCAAGCGGTGTCTCGGTTATTTCAAGCCATATTCAGGCAAAATCACCATAGCCATACTGGCCATGCTCATGGTTTCCGCAGCGGAAGGAGGCACTGCCTACATCGTCAAGCCAGCCTTCGACGAAGGTCTGAACGGCAAGGATATGAAATCGCTCATGTTCGTGGCGCTTGCTGCTGTTGGCATATTTTCGATGAAGGCTGCCGGACGGTACGTACAGAACTATCTCATGCGTTACAGCGCACTGAAGGTTCTGGAGCAGTTGCGTAACGAAATGTACGACAAGATGATCTTCCTGCCCATGAAGTTCTTTGAACGTGAGCAGGTGGGCAACCTCATGTCGCGCATTATTCAGGACGTCATTCTCATCCGTTCCAGTCTGCCAGCCGTCGTCATGATGGTGCGCGAGATCATAACCATGCTGGCTCTGGTCGGTGTGGTCTTCTATCAGGACTGGTACCTGGCCATATGGGCCGTTCTGGTACTGCCTGTTGCCATCATCCCCATTGCCTTTTTCGGACGCAAGCTCCGCAAGCTGGGACGCAAGAATCAGGTCAAGCTGGCTGATATTTCAGTGTTCTTGCAGGAAGTGTTCAGCGGCGTCAGAGTTGTAAAAGCCTTCCATACAGAACGTAAGGAAGGGGAAAATTTCCGTAAGGAAAACGGACGCCTGGTGAAGATCGCCATCAAGGAAGTCATCTACAGTGAACTTTCGTCACCTGTGATGGACGTTGTCGGCGCTATTGGAGCCGGAGCAGTGCTTATCGCAGGCGGTATGCGCGTCATCGATGGCCACATGACTGTGGGGGGGCTCATGTCCTTCCTCGCGGCTCTCGGTCTTTTGTATGCGCCGGTCAAAAAGTTCACCTCGGCCAACCTTGATGTACAGCGTGCGCTGGCCGGTGCCGAGCGTGTCTTCGAAATTCTCGACTCCACCGAGATAGTTGAGGAAAAGGACGGCACCGTTGCGTTTGAACCTCCGCTGCAGGAAGTGGAGTTCCGCAACATCACCTTTGCCTATGAAGACTGCGCCACTCCCGCGTTGGATAACGTGAGCTTCACCGTGCGTGCTGGTGAGCGTGTGGCAATTGTGGGGCCGAGCGGGGCGGGCAAGACTACTTTCGTCAACCTCATCCCCAGATTCTACGAACAGCAGGGCGGGCAGATACTGATCAACGGAAAGGACGTTCGTGATTACACATTGGCAACTCTGCGCCGTAATATTGCCATGGTTTCTCAGGATGCCTTCCTCTTCAACATCTCCGTGCGCGACAACATTGCATACGGGCAGGCCGAGATTAACGATGAAGCCGTATTCGCCGCTGCACGAGCTGCCTATGCCCATGACTTCATCGAAAAACTGCCCGAAGGCTATAACGCCGTGGTCGGCGAACGTGGCACCAAGCTTTCCGGCGGCCAGAAGCAGCGCCTGACCATTGCCCGCGCTATCCTCAAGAACGCACCGTTGCTCATTCTCGACGAAGCGACCAGTGCACTGGATTCAGAATCCGAACGCATCGTACAGAAGGCTTTGGAAAACTTGATGGCGGAACGCACCAGCATCGTGATCGCGCACCGTCTTTCCACCGTGCTTTCCGCAGACCGCATTCTGGTCATGGACAAGGGTAGAATCGCCTCACAGGGCAGACATGAAGACCTGCTGGGCAGTTGTCCTCTCTACACCAAACTCTACGAAATGCAGTTCAACACTCCTGAACCTGTTGAGTCTGCCACCTGCGTCATGGTTGAGGAGACTGCCTAG
- a CDS encoding lysophospholipid acyltransferase family protein codes for MKIPPKLLYSCIYWVVRAMYATLRFRETGRKRVDAMIAQGIPMVFSLWHDELFPVVHAKRDLELIAVISQSKDGELLADFMERFGVKTARGSSSRGGVKALLKVSKAMERDRLSSCITVDGPRGPRHKVKEGAVFVANRANAPIVPVRLHMSRSYKFKRAWDKFQIPIPFSSVHVAFGEPYYVPEGSLEKDAFDRECQKLEDRLNAL; via the coding sequence ATGAAGATCCCGCCGAAGTTGCTCTATTCATGCATATATTGGGTTGTGCGTGCCATGTATGCCACTCTGCGCTTTCGGGAAACAGGTCGGAAGAGGGTGGATGCCATGATTGCGCAGGGCATTCCCATGGTCTTCTCCCTGTGGCATGATGAACTGTTTCCAGTGGTTCACGCCAAAAGGGATCTTGAACTCATTGCAGTGATCAGCCAGAGCAAGGACGGCGAGTTGCTTGCCGATTTCATGGAACGCTTCGGCGTGAAGACGGCTCGTGGCTCAAGCTCCAGAGGCGGAGTTAAAGCACTACTTAAAGTTTCGAAGGCCATGGAACGCGATCGCCTAAGCAGCTGCATTACTGTGGACGGGCCACGAGGGCCCAGACATAAGGTCAAGGAAGGGGCGGTATTCGTCGCCAACCGCGCCAATGCCCCGATCGTGCCCGTACGGCTGCACATGTCCCGCAGCTACAAGTTCAAGCGCGCCTGGGACAAGTTTCAAATTCCCATTCCGTTCTCCAGTGTCCATGTCGCCTTCGGCGAACCATATTATGTTCCGGAAGGCTCTCTTGAGAAGGACGCATTTGACCGGGAATGCCAGAAACTTGAAGATCGTCTTAATGCCCTTTAA
- a CDS encoding lysophospholipid acyltransferase family protein: MRPPYSYIARTAPKLGFKGTKRLACVLGGCMWHLVGSRRRLAVNAIEHHLNVSRVKAEEIAKASFIHNFRSFLELVLVGRIDEDFCRNTIKEGRPGVIEQIASIKGPVVAATAHLGAWEILAGMLGSLIASKQRDALVVVRRNKNEGLHELICHFRGSQGARVVDHRKAVFTVLKALKREGLAAFLVDHNCPRNEAIFLPFLNDIAAVNMGPAVLAVKANATVVPVFLIRDELGGYVFHVDTPLTPDQLQGSRDDKIRQVAEFYTGAVEKYVRDYPEQWFWMHKRWKTRPEGAEASRSHDRQ, encoded by the coding sequence ATGCGCCCCCCGTATTCCTATATTGCCAGAACAGCCCCCAAGCTCGGCTTCAAGGGCACAAAGAGACTTGCCTGCGTGCTGGGCGGCTGCATGTGGCATTTAGTCGGTTCACGTCGTCGACTTGCCGTGAACGCTATTGAGCATCATCTGAACGTATCCAGAGTGAAAGCTGAGGAGATCGCCAAGGCAAGCTTCATCCATAACTTCAGGTCTTTTCTGGAACTTGTTCTTGTCGGACGCATTGATGAGGACTTCTGTCGCAACACCATAAAAGAAGGGCGTCCGGGCGTCATTGAGCAGATTGCCAGTATTAAGGGGCCCGTTGTGGCTGCCACGGCGCATCTTGGTGCGTGGGAAATTCTCGCAGGCATGCTTGGCAGCCTGATTGCCTCCAAGCAACGCGATGCGCTGGTCGTCGTGCGCCGTAACAAGAATGAAGGATTACATGAATTGATCTGCCATTTCAGAGGCAGCCAGGGAGCCAGAGTTGTTGATCACCGCAAAGCCGTGTTCACCGTACTTAAAGCACTTAAGCGTGAAGGTCTGGCAGCTTTTCTTGTTGATCACAACTGCCCGCGTAATGAGGCAATTTTCCTGCCGTTTCTCAACGATATTGCTGCGGTAAACATGGGCCCCGCAGTTCTGGCCGTCAAAGCCAACGCCACAGTTGTCCCTGTTTTTCTCATACGGGACGAGCTGGGGGGCTATGTGTTCCATGTTGATACTCCCCTCACGCCGGATCAGCTGCAAGGCTCCCGCGATGACAAGATTCGCCAAGTAGCCGAGTTTTATACTGGTGCCGTTGAAAAGTATGTCAGAGACTACCCGGAACAATGGTTTTGGATGCACAAGCGCTGGAAAACCCGCCCTGAAGGGGCAGAGGCATCACGGAGCCACGACAGGCAATAG